In Nocardia sp. BMG111209, a genomic segment contains:
- a CDS encoding sensor histidine kinase produces MHQSPLAPVFAALQVGLHILVVALTAVAAGLALVPGTPHRLGIVALIVAFLVVYFAGGATLRGRPVAARVWLGVLTLLWLGMVALVPDSIYLVFGLFFLYLHLLPRAWGVVAVVAATVAAVVGFAVKRGWTVDGVIGPVLAAVIAVAIGLGYRALVREADDRQRLIDELLATRATLAERERTAGKLAERERLAREIHDTVAQGLSSIKLLLHAVEQSAPDHPALQQIRLARETAADNLAETRQLIAELTPAALDGQSLTQALERIARRADAPGLHGQVLVEGTPERLPMPIEAALLRVAQGAVSNVVRHARAQRMRITLTYADDAVHLDVVDDGIGIAPEVFARSTFGLNAMRGRVEQQGGSMEVESEPGHTAVTVSFPLEASA; encoded by the coding sequence GTGCACCAGTCCCCGTTGGCTCCCGTCTTCGCCGCCCTGCAGGTCGGGCTGCACATCCTGGTCGTGGCGCTCACGGCGGTGGCGGCCGGGCTGGCGCTGGTTCCCGGTACGCCGCACCGGCTCGGGATCGTGGCGCTGATCGTGGCCTTTCTCGTCGTCTACTTCGCCGGCGGCGCCACGCTGCGCGGCCGGCCGGTCGCCGCGCGGGTCTGGCTGGGTGTGCTCACGCTGTTGTGGCTCGGCATGGTCGCGCTGGTCCCGGACTCGATCTACCTCGTATTCGGCCTGTTCTTCCTGTACCTGCATCTGCTGCCGCGGGCGTGGGGGGTGGTCGCCGTCGTCGCCGCGACCGTCGCGGCGGTGGTCGGGTTCGCGGTGAAGCGCGGCTGGACCGTCGACGGCGTGATCGGCCCGGTGCTCGCTGCGGTGATCGCCGTCGCGATCGGTCTCGGCTACCGGGCGCTGGTCCGCGAGGCCGACGACCGGCAGCGGCTGATCGACGAATTGCTCGCCACCCGGGCCACTCTCGCCGAACGCGAACGCACCGCCGGCAAGCTGGCCGAGCGGGAGCGGCTGGCCCGGGAGATCCACGACACCGTGGCCCAGGGCCTGTCCAGTATCAAGCTGCTGCTGCACGCGGTCGAGCAATCCGCACCGGATCACCCTGCGCTGCAACAGATCCGGCTGGCCCGCGAAACCGCCGCGGACAACCTCGCCGAAACCCGCCAGCTGATCGCCGAACTCACCCCGGCGGCGCTGGACGGTCAGTCCCTCACCCAGGCTCTGGAACGCATCGCGCGGCGCGCCGACGCGCCGGGCCTGCACGGCCAGGTCCTGGTGGAGGGCACGCCGGAGCGGTTGCCGATGCCGATCGAGGCGGCGCTGCTGCGGGTGGCCCAGGGCGCGGTGTCGAACGTGGTCCGGCACGCCCGCGCGCAGCGCATGCGCATCACCCTCACCTACGCCGACGACGCGGTGCACCTCGACGTGGTCGACGACGGTATCGGCATCGCGCCGGAGGTGTTCGCACGCAGCACCTTCGGCCTCAACGCCATGCGCGGCCGGGTCGAACAACAGGGCGGCAGCATGGAGGTGGAATCCGAACCCGGCCACACCGCGGTGACAGTGTCGTTCCCGCTGGAGGCTTCGGCATGA